Proteins encoded within one genomic window of Alteribacter populi:
- a CDS encoding PAS domain-containing sensor histidine kinase, whose amino-acid sequence MTDRVSNKLTDEKSITLPREGQDQPYESVSLIFDRLSDAILAVDEHYFFTYVNKAASHQLQKSKEELIGHYFWGVFPEARDTRIYDAFTQAMEEQKPTELEFEYYSPLKTWFNIRVYPSESGLTVIFRDFTYRQQALLAVKQSYRTLFDEHPDAVCSFDLDGYYLAVNKSYEEMFNLKESDIIGQHYQTKLDKKHFDRVEQLFKAAHEGRRFSLEFNLTKEGEKPFIVQWTILPITVQSKIIGTYCIFKNITDHQFNIQELKRINHMNKLILESVQDGILGIDKDYNVVMWNEAAERITGFKVEELNPDVFNQLISNLYADGLGDVNSVRSLNEQLLKEDGIRTTDVPLYRKDGTPYIAEYSVTPMVSDEGVVGSVFTFRDITEKKKSEEMLHQSEKLSAVGQLAAGIAHEIRNPLTSLKGFLQLIEVNGNQKKEYFDIMKSEFGRIEQILTELLILSKPQTQEREICDIDELLVHISTLLETQAIIKNIEIVKNFKATGLKVTCAQHQIKQVFVNLLKNAIEAMDNGGTIRLSLEKVNHTAIIKVIDEGCGIPQEKLNRIGEPFYSTKETGTGLGLMVTFKIIEEHGGTIQVDSQEGVGTTFIITFPITGKGE is encoded by the coding sequence TTGACGGATCGAGTTTCTAATAAGTTGACTGACGAAAAATCAATCACTTTGCCGAGAGAAGGGCAGGATCAACCATATGAGTCCGTTTCGTTAATTTTTGATCGATTAAGCGATGCGATTCTAGCTGTTGATGAACACTATTTTTTTACATATGTAAATAAGGCAGCTTCTCATCAGCTGCAAAAAAGTAAAGAGGAATTGATTGGTCACTACTTTTGGGGAGTTTTTCCAGAAGCGAGGGATACGAGAATATACGATGCATTTACGCAAGCGATGGAAGAACAAAAACCAACTGAATTGGAGTTTGAATATTATTCTCCTCTGAAAACATGGTTTAATATTCGCGTATATCCTTCTGAGAGTGGACTAACCGTCATCTTTAGAGATTTCACTTACCGACAACAAGCACTGCTCGCAGTTAAACAAAGCTACCGAACGTTATTTGACGAGCACCCGGATGCTGTTTGTTCTTTTGACTTAGATGGTTACTATCTTGCTGTTAATAAATCATATGAAGAAATGTTTAATCTTAAAGAATCCGATATAATTGGACAGCATTATCAGACCAAGTTAGATAAAAAACATTTTGACAGAGTAGAGCAATTGTTTAAGGCGGCTCACGAAGGTAGACGCTTTTCTCTTGAATTTAATCTCACCAAAGAAGGAGAGAAACCGTTTATCGTTCAATGGACAATTCTCCCTATTACCGTTCAATCAAAAATTATCGGTACATATTGTATTTTTAAAAATATAACGGATCACCAGTTCAACATCCAGGAGCTAAAGCGAATCAATCATATGAATAAACTCATTCTCGAATCTGTGCAGGATGGTATTTTAGGCATTGATAAGGATTATAATGTGGTGATGTGGAACGAAGCGGCGGAACGAATTACCGGCTTTAAAGTAGAAGAATTAAATCCAGATGTTTTTAATCAACTGATTTCAAATTTATATGCTGATGGGTTGGGGGACGTAAATTCCGTTCGCTCGCTAAATGAACAGCTATTGAAAGAGGATGGGATTAGAACGACAGATGTGCCCCTTTATCGTAAAGATGGTACACCTTATATTGCTGAGTACTCTGTTACCCCTATGGTGTCGGACGAAGGAGTAGTAGGGAGTGTGTTTACTTTTCGGGATATAACAGAAAAGAAAAAGTCTGAAGAAATGCTTCACCAATCTGAAAAACTATCTGCCGTTGGACAATTGGCTGCGGGAATCGCTCATGAAATTCGAAATCCGCTCACATCTTTAAAAGGATTTTTACAGTTAATTGAAGTAAATGGAAACCAAAAGAAAGAGTATTTCGACATTATGAAATCCGAGTTTGGACGAATTGAACAGATTCTGACTGAGCTTTTAATTCTCTCAAAACCACAAACACAAGAAAGAGAAATTTGTGATATTGATGAACTACTTGTACATATAAGTACATTACTCGAAACCCAAGCTATCATTAAAAATATTGAAATCGTGAAAAATTTTAAAGCTACCGGGTTAAAAGTAACATGCGCTCAACACCAAATTAAACAAGTGTTTGTAAATTTACTCAAAAATGCGATTGAAGCAATGGATAATGGGGGAACGATCCGTCTCTCATTAGAAAAAGTAAACCATACAGCTATCATTAAGGTTATTGATGAAGGGTGTGGTATTCCACAAGAAAAGTTAAATCGAATCGGAGAGCCGTTTTACTCTACAAAGGAGACGGGGACTGGACTTGGTTTAATGGTGACTTTTAAAATTATTGAAGAGCACGGTGGAACTATTCAAGTAGATAGTCAGGAAGGTGTAGGGACGACTTTTATCATTACTTTTCCTATAACAGGAAAAGGAGAGTAG
- the eutH gene encoding ethanolamine utilization protein EutH, whose translation MWMNDVIVWIVVFFAIVGALDRIAGNRFGYGESFERGFMAMGPVALAMIGVISFSPVLADLLRPFITPLFQAMGADPAVFAGMLFAIDMGGYPLSVDLAESTEVGLFSGIILATMVGPVFVFTIPVALGIIDKADHPLFAKGILIGLIPVPIGAYIAGLVAGFSPTLLIVNLIPVVLFSLIIAIGLLVWPGHFIKGFIGFGKVIIAFLTLTGAVVIFETLTGSVLVPGTAPFVDAIEIVGLIAITLAGAFPLVHFLRTAFQRVIEPAAIRLGIKQVSIVGLLSSLAHSIPMFQVLNEMDERGKVINVAFAVSGAFVLGGHLGFTASVEPEMITAMMSGKLTAGILACAIAFFTVKTIKYRG comes from the coding sequence ATGTGGATGAATGATGTGATTGTATGGATTGTAGTGTTTTTTGCCATTGTAGGTGCTCTGGATCGGATAGCTGGAAACCGATTTGGGTATGGGGAGTCATTTGAGAGAGGGTTTATGGCTATGGGGCCGGTGGCATTAGCAATGATTGGAGTTATTTCTTTTTCACCAGTGTTAGCTGATTTACTTAGGCCATTTATCACTCCGTTGTTTCAGGCAATGGGAGCGGATCCTGCTGTTTTTGCGGGAATGCTGTTTGCCATTGACATGGGCGGTTATCCGTTGTCAGTTGACTTAGCTGAATCGACGGAGGTCGGTTTATTTTCAGGAATTATTCTGGCAACAATGGTCGGGCCTGTCTTTGTATTTACAATACCAGTAGCCTTGGGGATTATCGATAAAGCAGACCACCCGCTGTTTGCAAAAGGGATTTTAATTGGACTCATTCCTGTTCCAATTGGTGCTTATATTGCCGGACTAGTTGCTGGATTTTCTCCAACTCTATTAATAGTGAATCTTATTCCAGTGGTATTATTTTCTCTTATTATTGCAATTGGTCTTCTAGTATGGCCAGGTCATTTCATCAAAGGATTTATTGGGTTTGGTAAGGTTATCATAGCATTTCTAACGCTGACAGGAGCAGTAGTCATCTTTGAAACATTAACTGGATCGGTTCTCGTACCAGGTACTGCCCCGTTTGTTGATGCTATCGAAATTGTCGGTCTCATCGCGATCACGCTGGCGGGTGCGTTCCCACTCGTTCATTTTTTGCGAACAGCGTTCCAGCGAGTCATCGAACCTGCTGCAATACGTCTTGGGATTAAACAAGTGTCGATTGTTGGCCTTCTTTCTTCATTAGCACATAGTATTCCAATGTTTCAAGTGCTCAACGAGATGGACGAGCGAGGAAAAGTGATTAATGTAGCTTTTGCTGTTAGCGGGGCATTCGTATTAGGGGGGCATTTAGGTTTTACTGCTTCAGTTGAACCAGAGATGATTACAGCGATGATGTCAGGTAAGCTGACCGCTGGCATTCTTGCTTGTGCTATTGCCTTTTTTACGGTGAAAACAATTAAATATAGAGGATAA
- a CDS encoding ABC transporter permease, whose protein sequence is MGAWQYFTNNMDYILELSVQHIQLVGLAVIIAILIGVPIGIYLTTNDDLAEAVLQVAAIIMTIPSIALFGIMIPILSIIGHGIGFLPALIALILYSQLPIIRNTYVAINNVDPNMRDAAKGIGMTPWQRLRKVEIPIAMPVIMAGVRMAVVLSIGIGAIAAFIGAGGLGVLIDQGISRTNRDMVLVGAVAVSVLSIIIDTLLGLLQRWLTPKGISS, encoded by the coding sequence GTGGGAGCTTGGCAATATTTTACGAATAATATGGATTATATTTTAGAGCTGTCCGTGCAGCATATTCAGCTTGTAGGATTGGCCGTAATTATTGCAATTTTAATTGGTGTACCTATAGGTATATATTTGACGACGAATGATGATTTGGCTGAAGCTGTTTTACAAGTTGCAGCAATTATCATGACAATTCCGAGTATTGCTTTGTTTGGAATTATGATTCCAATTTTATCAATTATCGGTCATGGGATTGGTTTTTTACCTGCGCTCATTGCTCTGATTCTATACTCACAATTACCGATCATTCGAAACACGTATGTAGCAATTAATAATGTAGACCCAAACATGCGTGATGCAGCAAAAGGGATTGGCATGACGCCGTGGCAGCGATTAAGGAAGGTGGAAATTCCAATTGCGATGCCTGTGATTATGGCAGGTGTAAGAATGGCTGTCGTTCTTAGCATCGGAATTGGTGCAATTGCGGCCTTTATAGGTGCAGGTGGATTAGGTGTCCTCATCGACCAGGGAATTTCAAGAACAAACCGGGATATGGTTCTCGTAGGTGCGGTTGCTGTTTCTGTTTTATCTATCATCATTGATACGTTACTCGGATTATTGCAACGTTGGTTAACACCAAAAGGAATTTCGTCTTAA
- a CDS encoding ABC transporter ATP-binding protein, with protein MIEFSNVTKVYEGDVKAVDDVSFAVPEGNIAVFLGPSGCGKTTLLRMVNRLVPLTDGMISINGEDTGSLNEIQLRRKIGYVIQSNGLFPNMNIEQNVLVVPNLLGWDRKKQRERFNYLMDLVGLNPDEYRNRYPNELSGGQQQRVGIIRAMAADPPVMLMDEPFGALDPIIRNRIQNEFLQIQKEVQKTILFVSHDIDEAIKMGDQIAIFKDGNLMQYNTPSKLLANPKNNFVREFVGTDRAIKSLSLYNISDLLEEKQLKPMNVESRLRVKANMNLRETIAILFTEKEDELLVVNDADEPIGLLSIDEIQEYLQQSIECV; from the coding sequence ATGATAGAGTTTTCAAATGTAACGAAAGTGTACGAAGGTGATGTGAAAGCGGTAGATGATGTTAGCTTTGCAGTTCCGGAAGGTAACATCGCGGTATTTCTTGGACCTTCCGGCTGTGGAAAAACGACATTGCTTAGAATGGTAAACCGATTGGTTCCATTAACAGACGGGATGATTTCGATAAATGGTGAAGATACAGGCTCTTTGAATGAAATTCAACTCCGTAGAAAAATCGGCTACGTGATCCAGAGCAACGGACTTTTCCCAAATATGAATATTGAACAAAACGTCCTTGTTGTACCGAACTTGCTAGGCTGGGACCGAAAAAAACAGCGGGAACGCTTCAACTATTTAATGGACCTTGTTGGACTAAATCCGGACGAATATCGTAATCGGTATCCAAACGAGCTATCAGGAGGTCAACAGCAACGAGTCGGTATTATTCGTGCGATGGCAGCGGATCCGCCAGTTATGCTGATGGACGAGCCATTTGGAGCACTCGATCCGATCATTAGAAATCGCATCCAAAATGAGTTTTTACAAATACAAAAAGAAGTACAAAAGACAATCCTTTTTGTTTCTCACGATATTGATGAAGCGATCAAAATGGGGGATCAGATTGCGATCTTTAAAGATGGAAATCTCATGCAATATAATACGCCATCTAAACTTCTCGCCAATCCGAAAAACAACTTCGTAAGGGAATTTGTAGGTACAGACCGGGCGATTAAAAGCTTGAGTCTTTACAACATCTCGGATTTATTAGAAGAAAAACAATTGAAGCCTATGAATGTGGAATCCCGTCTGCGGGTGAAAGCGAATATGAACTTACGTGAAACGATCGCAATCTTGTTTACGGAAAAAGAAGATGAACTTCTTGTTGTAAACGATGCGGATGAACCGATTGGTTTACTTTCGATTGATGAGATTCAAGAATATTTACAACAGTCGATTGAATGTGTGTAA
- a CDS encoding ABC transporter permease: MNANKIIAFAFKGIFWLLIAYFFFWAISNGYFGFIFDQTEEFLSLLRQHLLLVGLSSLLALLIAIPVGVFVTRPQFKKTEWFFMNAANLGQTLPTIAILALIMSYLGIGYQSAVFALTVFSILPILRNTVAGINSVDAEVIDSATGMGLTPFQILYKVELPNASYPIIAGIRTAIVMNVGAAALAYLVGGGGLGDLIFTGIVLRSNEYLLSGAVPVTLLAILIDQLLRLMERVIVPRSLRPGSGS; encoded by the coding sequence ATGAATGCAAACAAGATAATCGCTTTCGCTTTTAAAGGTATTTTTTGGCTACTGATTGCTTACTTTTTTTTCTGGGCCATCTCGAACGGATACTTCGGGTTCATCTTTGATCAAACCGAAGAATTTCTATCTTTATTGAGACAACACTTACTTCTTGTTGGCCTTTCGTCTTTGCTGGCCCTACTTATTGCTATTCCGGTCGGGGTCTTTGTGACCCGCCCGCAGTTTAAAAAGACAGAGTGGTTTTTTATGAATGCGGCGAACTTAGGACAAACCCTCCCGACGATTGCCATTCTCGCACTAATAATGTCTTACCTCGGAATTGGCTACCAGTCTGCTGTGTTTGCTTTAACGGTATTTTCAATTTTGCCGATTCTGAGAAACACAGTGGCTGGCATTAACTCCGTTGATGCAGAAGTCATTGATTCAGCAACAGGGATGGGGCTTACTCCATTTCAAATTCTTTATAAAGTAGAGTTACCGAATGCCAGTTACCCGATTATTGCTGGAATCCGCACTGCAATTGTTATGAACGTTGGCGCGGCAGCCCTAGCTTATCTTGTCGGAGGCGGTGGGTTAGGTGATTTAATTTTCACGGGAATCGTCCTTCGAAGTAATGAGTATTTGTTGTCCGGTGCTGTACCGGTCACGCTTCTTGCGATTTTAATTGATCAGCTTTTAAGACTTATGGAACGCGTCATTGTACCACGAAGCTTAAGGCCAGGTTCGGGATCTTAA
- a CDS encoding glycine betaine ABC transporter substrate-binding protein has protein sequence MKKMMTALSATALLALAACGNGESEAGSDSKGDIVVGGKNFTEQYVLAKITSIYLQENGYNVEEAVNMGSEVVREALENEQVDLYWEYTGTALVNYLGQEPLSEDEEAYEVVKDMDLEENQIVWLDMADVNNTYTLMMRQEDSDKMGIHSMTDLASFINENPDELTFASDAEFATRSDGLPGAEEHYGFEFGSNNVNRMDAGLTYQALRDGDVAVSMGFATDSRIKGFDLLNLEDDEDFFPAYNGAVTVREEILEEHPELEELLQPLAKSIDTETMTEMNYQVDIEQRNESEVAREWLVENGLINKE, from the coding sequence ATGAAAAAAATGATGACAGCACTTTCAGCAACAGCTTTACTTGCGTTAGCGGCGTGTGGAAATGGTGAAAGTGAAGCCGGCAGCGATTCAAAAGGAGACATCGTTGTTGGGGGGAAGAATTTTACTGAACAGTATGTTTTAGCGAAAATTACGTCGATATACCTTCAGGAGAATGGCTACAATGTGGAAGAAGCAGTGAACATGGGAAGTGAGGTTGTTCGTGAAGCACTTGAAAATGAACAAGTTGATTTATATTGGGAATACACTGGAACTGCTCTTGTAAACTATTTAGGTCAAGAACCCCTATCTGAAGATGAAGAGGCGTATGAAGTTGTTAAAGACATGGATCTTGAGGAAAACCAGATTGTATGGCTAGATATGGCTGATGTTAATAACACCTATACATTAATGATGCGTCAAGAAGATTCTGATAAAATGGGTATTCACAGCATGACGGACCTTGCTAGTTTTATAAATGAAAATCCTGATGAGTTAACCTTCGCGTCAGATGCTGAGTTCGCTACTCGAAGCGACGGTTTGCCAGGTGCTGAAGAGCATTACGGTTTTGAGTTTGGATCAAATAACGTAAACCGAATGGATGCAGGCCTTACATATCAAGCGCTCCGTGACGGCGATGTAGCTGTTTCTATGGGATTCGCAACGGACAGTCGAATTAAAGGCTTTGACCTTCTTAACTTAGAAGATGACGAAGACTTTTTCCCAGCATATAATGGTGCCGTTACGGTTCGGGAAGAAATTCTTGAAGAGCACCCTGAATTAGAAGAATTGCTTCAACCTCTAGCTAAAAGTATTGACACCGAGACAATGACCGAAATGAACTATCAAGTGGATATCGAACAACGTAACGAGTCGGAAGTAGCTCGCGAATGGTTAGTAGAGAATGGCTTGATTAATAAAGAATAA
- a CDS encoding PAS domain-containing sensor histidine kinase, producing the protein MKWQLPRGLTKRFIFLGLWIFLLPMTLIFTLAIFLSQQTLESQSDRQTFEAAKSLSNQTRQVFNHQIDVLETFVLDYRNDQNLQRLSERAAEHSLREPLFSELAFYDQNGEPDITDELRTNVDAITEKVFEESVWRRSSFVKSKTVENGHVSVFISVPVQEEDHAAIQGALIGKVNSSYLYHLIQSSTIGSEGRNLLVTTDGVVFTDTLGNRFRNEYLQDEAFFSLLDRGKMGSWRGDFLNESQVLGYMPVDRLPFYAITTQPKSQASAPISTLQRVLSSGWMLLFIAGIILLGISAKWIVNPVRKLTDQAMNYAEGESWHLKVLEEKDEIRTLTKAMRYMAEDLQEKERFLQRILESFPYGVISTDSDGLITSVNREGAELFNEKRQNFIGKPIEAIPSKGLSRHVRTLCQKLKPLSKISEEFSFINYEQQKLIIKVSSTPLLNENREIIGVLTTFWNHTEYRKLEQHLQRSEHLAAIGQMTAGLAHEVKNPLGTIQMAGDVIEAEIDEIRHKYQLNTPGVVMIGEASSDIQEESKRLNELVTRFLKMSRPHKGEETSINIGQLIEEVSKLVSHQMKRADIECIVHQQEENLTVVGDRNQLFQAFLNLSLNALEAMKEKENGMLSITVSRVRGSVKISFHDNGTGIPSGKIKRIFNPFFSTKQEGTGLGLAITHDLINEHKGSIEVESEVGKGSEFIVRLPLQKVR; encoded by the coding sequence ATGAAATGGCAATTGCCCCGGGGGCTAACGAAGAGATTTATTTTTTTAGGGTTATGGATCTTTTTATTGCCGATGACGCTGATTTTCACATTGGCAATTTTTTTGTCACAACAAACACTTGAATCTCAATCAGACAGGCAAACGTTTGAAGCGGCTAAGTCATTATCTAACCAAACACGACAAGTATTTAATCATCAGATAGACGTGCTTGAAACGTTTGTTCTTGATTATCGTAACGATCAAAACCTTCAACGCTTAAGTGAGCGGGCTGCAGAACATTCTTTACGCGAACCACTATTTTCAGAGCTTGCGTTCTATGATCAAAACGGTGAACCTGATATCACTGACGAGTTAAGAACAAACGTGGACGCCATAACAGAAAAAGTTTTCGAGGAATCTGTTTGGCGTCGTTCGAGCTTTGTTAAAAGTAAAACGGTAGAAAACGGCCACGTGTCCGTCTTTATTTCCGTTCCCGTTCAAGAAGAAGATCATGCCGCCATCCAAGGCGCGCTTATTGGAAAAGTGAATTCATCTTACTTATATCATCTTATTCAATCGAGTACGATAGGCAGTGAAGGGAGAAATTTATTAGTTACAACGGATGGGGTTGTGTTTACCGATACACTAGGAAATCGTTTCCGAAACGAATACCTTCAAGATGAAGCGTTTTTTTCCCTTCTTGATCGTGGAAAAATGGGTTCATGGCGAGGTGACTTCTTAAATGAATCTCAAGTGCTAGGCTACATGCCGGTGGACCGGCTACCGTTTTATGCCATTACGACACAGCCAAAATCCCAAGCATCCGCTCCAATATCCACATTACAACGTGTATTATCGTCAGGGTGGATGCTCTTATTTATTGCAGGAATCATCTTACTTGGCATTAGCGCGAAATGGATTGTGAATCCGGTCCGTAAACTCACGGACCAGGCAATGAACTATGCAGAAGGGGAAAGCTGGCACTTGAAAGTCCTTGAGGAGAAAGATGAAATTCGCACACTCACCAAAGCAATGCGCTATATGGCAGAAGACCTTCAAGAAAAAGAACGTTTTCTACAACGAATCCTTGAGTCCTTTCCTTATGGTGTGATTTCAACAGATTCTGATGGATTAATTACCTCGGTGAACCGGGAAGGAGCCGAACTTTTTAATGAAAAGCGGCAAAACTTTATTGGAAAGCCGATTGAGGCGATTCCGTCGAAAGGATTGAGCCGACATGTGCGTACGCTTTGCCAAAAACTCAAGCCTTTAAGCAAAATAAGTGAAGAATTTTCTTTTATCAATTATGAGCAACAAAAATTGATCATTAAAGTGTCCTCAACGCCATTATTAAATGAAAATCGCGAGATCATTGGAGTGCTAACAACCTTCTGGAATCATACGGAATACCGAAAACTTGAACAGCACCTGCAACGCTCAGAACACTTAGCTGCCATTGGACAAATGACAGCAGGCCTTGCTCACGAGGTGAAAAATCCATTAGGCACGATTCAGATGGCTGGTGATGTGATTGAAGCCGAGATCGATGAAATTAGACATAAGTATCAGCTCAACACGCCAGGGGTCGTCATGATTGGAGAAGCCTCTTCAGATATCCAGGAAGAATCGAAACGTTTAAATGAACTTGTGACTCGTTTTCTAAAAATGAGCCGACCTCACAAGGGTGAAGAAACCTCAATTAATATTGGTCAGCTTATCGAAGAAGTCTCTAAACTTGTTTCCCACCAAATGAAACGGGCGGACATTGAATGTATTGTTCATCAGCAAGAAGAAAATTTGACGGTTGTGGGAGATCGTAATCAACTATTTCAAGCGTTTTTAAATCTCTCGCTTAATGCTCTAGAAGCGATGAAAGAAAAGGAAAATGGAATGTTGTCAATCACGGTAAGTAGAGTACGAGGTTCGGTGAAAATATCGTTTCATGATAATGGTACAGGCATTCCTTCTGGGAAAATAAAACGTATTTTCAACCCATTTTTCTCTACAAAGCAAGAAGGTACAGGCCTCGGTTTAGCAATTACTCATGACCTGATTAATGAACATAAAGGAAGTATTGAAGTCGAAAGTGAAGTAGGGAAAGGGTCAGAATTTATTGTTCGACTCCCTCTGCAAAAGGTTAGGTGA
- a CDS encoding sigma-54-dependent transcriptional regulator gives MTTHILLVDDNSKLRRLMKLTLEKEGYDIKEAEDGEVAKDLFVEHHFDIVLTDILLPDTTGIKLLEEWKEKKPNVCYILCTAYGDVEDAVQAMKLGAFDYLTKPIKAEELKVVIKRAVDWVRLNEENHYLKKVFKEKRQLHDMVGISEKMKRVFDMVHKVANQTITVLLQGESGTGKSRCAQAVHLESDRKEQPYIEVNCAAIPDQLLESELFGYAKGAFTGANQSQKGKFEAAHKGTLFLDEIAEISLELQAKLLQVTQNKTFYPLGSNEQKQVDVRLIAATNSDLWEMVQGGTFREDLYYRLNIIGIHIPPLRERTEDLPLLIEQMIQEISEEQGQSYQLESGLLKQLSEYSWPGNIRELYNAIARAAVLSEGNILKLEDFPNEFKQTVKSDNAQETGELQDEAQLGEDFSLTDRLQSYEQTAIEEALRQARGNQAQAAELLGISRQSLLYKVRKYQIER, from the coding sequence ATGACGACACATATTCTTCTTGTAGACGATAATTCAAAACTAAGAAGATTAATGAAATTAACTCTTGAAAAAGAGGGGTACGATATTAAGGAAGCAGAAGACGGCGAAGTTGCTAAAGACCTCTTCGTGGAACATCATTTTGATATTGTATTAACAGATATATTATTGCCGGATACTACTGGAATAAAACTTCTTGAAGAATGGAAAGAAAAAAAGCCAAATGTCTGTTACATTTTGTGTACTGCATATGGGGATGTAGAAGATGCGGTTCAGGCGATGAAACTAGGAGCTTTTGATTATTTGACAAAACCAATTAAAGCTGAAGAATTGAAGGTAGTCATTAAGCGGGCTGTGGACTGGGTACGCTTGAATGAAGAAAATCATTATTTGAAGAAAGTATTTAAAGAAAAGCGTCAGCTTCATGATATGGTCGGCATTAGTGAGAAAATGAAACGTGTATTTGATATGGTGCATAAAGTTGCCAATCAAACGATTACTGTTCTTTTACAGGGTGAAAGCGGTACAGGAAAAAGTCGCTGCGCCCAAGCAGTTCACCTTGAAAGTGACCGAAAAGAACAGCCTTACATTGAAGTAAACTGTGCAGCTATTCCGGACCAGTTATTAGAAAGTGAACTGTTTGGTTATGCGAAAGGAGCTTTTACAGGGGCAAACCAATCCCAAAAAGGGAAATTTGAAGCTGCTCATAAAGGGACCTTGTTTCTTGATGAAATTGCGGAAATATCTCTAGAACTTCAAGCTAAACTTCTTCAAGTGACGCAAAACAAAACGTTTTATCCGCTTGGAAGCAATGAACAGAAGCAGGTAGACGTTCGGCTCATTGCTGCAACGAACAGTGACCTATGGGAGATGGTTCAAGGAGGGACGTTCAGAGAGGATCTCTATTACCGATTAAACATCATTGGCATTCATATACCCCCACTCCGTGAACGGACTGAGGATTTACCACTATTAATTGAGCAAATGATCCAAGAAATCAGTGAAGAACAAGGGCAATCATATCAGTTAGAATCAGGCTTATTAAAACAGCTTAGCGAATATAGTTGGCCAGGAAATATCCGGGAACTCTACAATGCGATTGCAAGGGCGGCTGTTTTATCTGAGGGGAATATATTAAAACTAGAAGATTTTCCAAACGAATTTAAACAAACGGTCAAAAGCGATAATGCACAAGAGACGGGGGAATTGCAAGACGAGGCACAGCTAGGAGAAGACTTTTCATTGACAGACCGACTTCAAAGCTATGAACAAACAGCCATTGAAGAAGCTTTGAGACAGGCCCGCGGCAATCAAGCTCAGGCTGCCGAACTCCTGGGGATATCCCGACAAAGCCTCTTGTATAAAGTAAGGAAATATCAAATCGAACGGTAA
- a CDS encoding LacI family DNA-binding transcriptional regulator translates to MATIKDIAKAAGVSVTTVSRALNGYDDVNEKTRNRIKSIADELKYSPNAVARSLVMSKTKTIGLLVSELNRSGAKDMFTFEVMCGINDSSSDEGYDLILFSTNSVKQQSKSYSQLCRERQVEGVIMQGVKTDDPYLEEVIESNIPCVLIDVELEGDNVGYVTTDNVFGAQMAIKHLINLGHKHIAMINGHDQALVSQRRLSGYLKELDEASIPFREEYVLNGEFLEPKAETVAYEFLQKNPEVTAIFCASDLMALGAMRAAQRLGKRIPNDLSIVGFDDITLAQYANPQLTTIAQDKYQMGYEAARLLTAMLHKKTLQRKMILDNQLIVRGSTTAPRN, encoded by the coding sequence ATGGCTACAATTAAAGACATTGCAAAAGCTGCAGGCGTTTCTGTGACCACAGTTTCACGAGCGCTGAATGGTTACGATGATGTAAATGAAAAGACAAGAAATCGAATTAAAAGTATTGCTGATGAGTTAAAGTATAGTCCGAATGCAGTGGCTCGAAGTCTCGTCATGAGTAAAACGAAAACTATTGGACTTCTCGTATCCGAACTTAATCGATCTGGTGCTAAGGATATGTTTACTTTTGAGGTTATGTGTGGCATCAATGATTCTTCTTCAGATGAAGGCTACGATTTAATTCTCTTTAGTACCAATTCTGTCAAGCAACAGTCTAAAAGTTATTCACAACTTTGTCGTGAAAGACAGGTTGAAGGCGTAATCATGCAAGGAGTGAAAACGGACGATCCGTATTTAGAGGAAGTAATTGAAAGTAACATTCCATGCGTTCTTATTGATGTCGAGCTTGAAGGTGACAACGTAGGTTATGTAACGACCGACAACGTGTTTGGTGCGCAAATGGCAATTAAACACCTAATTAATCTAGGGCATAAACATATTGCCATGATCAATGGACACGATCAAGCACTCGTAAGTCAACGTAGATTAAGCGGTTACCTAAAGGAACTCGATGAAGCGTCCATTCCATTTCGAGAAGAATATGTTCTCAATGGAGAGTTTTTAGAACCCAAAGCTGAAACGGTTGCTTATGAATTTTTACAGAAAAATCCAGAAGTAACAGCCATTTTCTGCGCAAGTGATTTAATGGCGTTAGGGGCTATGAGGGCTGCTCAAAGGTTAGGGAAAAGGATACCTAATGATTTGTCGATCGTAGGTTTTGATGATATTACGCTCGCACAATATGCTAATCCGCAACTTACCACAATTGCACAAGATAAATATCAAATGGGTTATGAGGCGGCTAGATTATTAACAGCTATGCTTCATAAAAAAACGTTGCAAAGAAAAATGATTTTAGATAATCAACTAATCGTAAGAGGATCGACAACAGCGCCAAGAAACTGA